A window from Halomicrobium urmianum encodes these proteins:
- a CDS encoding type IV pilin, translating to MARSRAVAPVVAACTLVAVTTLLAVGIATAALAFQPPAEPASASVSLSADEGPDRIALVHRGGAVLNASRLSVTVMVGGDPLARQPPVPFFAARGFRSGPTGPFNRAAPDRWAAGERATLRLASTNEPLIDSGDEVTVRLARDGTTVAVATARAR from the coding sequence ATGGCCCGGAGCCGCGCCGTCGCACCGGTCGTCGCCGCCTGCACGCTCGTGGCCGTGACCACTCTCCTCGCGGTCGGGATTGCGACGGCCGCGCTGGCGTTCCAGCCCCCGGCCGAGCCGGCGTCGGCGTCCGTGTCGCTGTCGGCGGACGAGGGTCCCGATCGTATCGCGCTCGTCCATCGCGGCGGCGCCGTTCTGAACGCCTCTCGACTCTCCGTGACCGTCATGGTCGGCGGCGATCCGCTCGCTCGCCAGCCGCCGGTACCCTTCTTCGCGGCGCGCGGCTTCCGGAGCGGTCCCACCGGTCCGTTCAACCGCGCCGCGCCGGATCGGTGGGCGGCCGGCGAGCGGGCGACGCTGCGGCTGGCGTCCACGAACGAGCCCCTGATCGATTCCGGTGACGAGGTGACCGTGCGGCTCGCTCGCGACGGAACCACGGTCGCCGTCGCGACCGCCCGAGCCCGGTAG
- a CDS encoding DUF7096 domain-containing protein, which yields MRPSLVYATALLLVAVAVTAPVGAATTSDQRLGPGHPHAVAAVEGFSNYLTIPSGEVRASTTAETGIDLSTAAAADGALFDARYDRLAFRRAFSEAESEEERVRAVREVIGAAERRHDALQQRRTEAMGAHSNGTITTDQFVRTMARIDTSSRELRTTVSAVDDRVARSGLSLPDGLNDRMRTLSEELVVMSGPVGQRLTHAATGTSGIPSVYVESSLTGYTMAVVDGTTYHRETYLGSERNTSAPDQFRESDQYVVDAANERGRELYPWVRNETNPFGRGLGGTSIYLFRGDYDGGQLRAYLDGGTTDVFREHQRQRVDDVPVSDTLRFENQSVSVEVERTYQTGPMRVNVTDAATGEPVGSTVALNGDPVGHTGPDGELWTVDPRAGVPVIVVTDDGRRVTDRLPP from the coding sequence ATGCGCCCCTCCCTGGTCTACGCGACTGCCCTCCTTCTGGTCGCGGTCGCCGTCACCGCTCCCGTCGGCGCTGCGACGACCAGCGATCAGCGACTCGGTCCCGGCCACCCGCACGCAGTGGCCGCCGTGGAGGGCTTCTCGAACTACCTGACGATCCCCAGCGGCGAGGTTCGGGCGTCGACGACGGCCGAGACCGGAATCGACCTGAGCACCGCTGCTGCGGCCGACGGCGCGCTCTTCGACGCTCGCTACGACCGCCTGGCGTTCCGGCGGGCGTTCAGCGAGGCCGAGTCCGAGGAGGAACGCGTTCGAGCCGTCCGCGAGGTGATCGGGGCGGCCGAGCGCCGTCACGACGCCCTCCAGCAGCGGCGCACCGAGGCGATGGGCGCCCACTCCAACGGCACGATCACGACCGATCAGTTCGTCCGGACGATGGCGCGTATCGACACGAGCTCGCGCGAACTCCGCACGACTGTCTCGGCCGTCGACGACCGGGTCGCCCGGTCCGGACTCTCGCTGCCCGACGGACTGAACGACCGAATGCGGACGCTCAGCGAGGAGCTCGTAGTGATGAGCGGCCCGGTCGGCCAGCGGCTCACCCACGCCGCGACGGGCACGTCGGGGATTCCGTCGGTGTACGTCGAGTCCTCACTGACCGGCTACACGATGGCCGTCGTCGACGGCACCACGTACCACCGGGAGACGTACCTCGGGAGCGAGCGCAACACCAGCGCCCCGGACCAGTTCCGCGAGAGCGACCAGTACGTCGTCGACGCCGCCAACGAGCGCGGCCGCGAACTGTATCCGTGGGTGCGGAACGAGACCAACCCCTTCGGACGGGGCCTGGGCGGGACGAGCATCTACCTGTTCCGCGGGGACTACGACGGCGGCCAGCTCCGGGCGTACCTCGACGGCGGGACGACGGACGTGTTCCGCGAGCACCAGCGCCAGCGCGTCGACGACGTGCCGGTCTCGGACACGCTCCGGTTCGAGAACCAGTCGGTCAGCGTCGAGGTCGAGCGCACCTACCAGACCGGGCCGATGCGCGTCAACGTGACCGACGCGGCGACGGGCGAGCCCGTCGGGAGCACCGTCGCGCTCAACGGCGACCCGGTCGGTCACACCGGTCCCGACGGCGAGCTCTGGACGGTCGATCCCCGGGCGGGCGTCCCCGTGATCGTCGTCACCGACGACGGCCGCCGGGTGACTGATCGCCTGCCGCCCTAG
- a CDS encoding RNA-binding domain-containing protein, whose product MIYSVDVQITAPVNDTEVTDRVADAIRNLFPNADPEFEHGELRAEVHDVEHFSELLHRFEILDTARGVFFDNRRGDTFSFDLKKQAAFQERVNFAVGDPSELGDIHVRVRVDEPDVESFVDYVAPPTEEGEPIDRA is encoded by the coding sequence ATGATCTACAGCGTCGACGTCCAGATCACGGCACCGGTCAACGACACGGAGGTCACCGACCGCGTGGCGGACGCGATCCGGAACCTCTTCCCGAACGCCGACCCGGAGTTCGAGCACGGCGAACTCCGTGCGGAGGTCCACGACGTCGAGCACTTCTCGGAGCTGCTCCACCGCTTCGAGATCCTCGACACCGCCCGCGGCGTCTTCTTCGACAACCGACGGGGCGACACCTTCTCGTTCGACCTGAAGAAGCAGGCGGCCTTCCAGGAGCGGGTGAACTTCGCCGTCGGCGACCCCTCCGAGCTCGGCGACATCCACGTCCGCGTGCGCGTGGATGAACCCGACGTGGAGTCCTTCGTCGACTACGTGGCCCCGCCCACCGAAGAGGGCGAGCCGATCGATCGCGCGTAG
- a CDS encoding helix-turn-helix transcriptional regulator, with translation MSLRARAALPALLALAVILTFAASGALAEAAVDESPAVQGAPSVDRTVFFVQLEPDGDATWEITHYSAVYGTDDREAFADLAERYESGELELATLDVVRRAAEGADEATARNMTITDVERTSDADNGTLTLSLTWQNFARQDGDAYQVGDAFNTSNGLWLSGLTEDQTLIMAVPDGYGIRSAPKRHQDGRVRWEGPQEFTAADLSLTYIGNGPGVTTPGSPGTTSPPGGTDDRNAIVWGGFFVLGVVVVGAYVLSRRDGGVPTTGPLGDAPEGEATPADEEAVAADPDPIDDVDEELLSDEERVERLLERNGGRMKQADIVKETDWSNAKVSQLLSSMEEEDRIDKLRIGRENLISFPDEDLTDLEE, from the coding sequence ATGTCCCTCCGGGCTCGTGCCGCCCTCCCCGCCTTGCTCGCCCTCGCGGTGATCCTGACGTTCGCAGCCAGCGGTGCCCTGGCCGAAGCTGCCGTGGACGAGTCCCCCGCTGTACAGGGCGCCCCGAGCGTCGACCGGACGGTTTTCTTCGTCCAGCTGGAGCCCGACGGCGACGCGACCTGGGAGATCACTCATTACAGCGCCGTGTACGGGACCGACGACCGTGAGGCCTTCGCGGACCTCGCCGAGCGGTACGAGAGCGGCGAACTCGAACTCGCGACGCTCGACGTCGTGCGTCGGGCCGCCGAGGGAGCCGACGAGGCGACCGCCCGGAACATGACGATAACGGACGTCGAGCGGACCAGCGACGCGGACAACGGGACGTTAACGCTCTCGCTGACCTGGCAGAACTTCGCGCGCCAGGACGGCGACGCCTATCAGGTCGGCGACGCGTTCAACACCAGCAACGGGCTGTGGCTGTCCGGTCTCACGGAGGACCAGACGCTGATCATGGCGGTCCCCGACGGGTACGGGATCAGGAGCGCGCCCAAGCGACACCAGGACGGCCGCGTCCGCTGGGAGGGACCGCAGGAGTTCACTGCCGCCGACCTCTCGCTGACCTACATCGGCAACGGCCCGGGCGTGACCACCCCCGGGTCGCCCGGTACGACCAGCCCCCCGGGCGGCACCGACGACCGCAACGCGATCGTGTGGGGCGGGTTCTTCGTGCTCGGCGTCGTCGTCGTCGGCGCGTACGTCCTCTCCCGGCGCGACGGCGGCGTCCCGACGACCGGGCCGCTCGGCGACGCGCCGGAAGGGGAGGCGACGCCGGCCGACGAGGAGGCCGTCGCCGCCGACCCGGACCCGATCGACGACGTCGACGAGGAACTGCTCAGCGACGAGGAGCGCGTCGAGCGCCTGCTGGAGCGCAACGGCGGTCGGATGAAGCAGGCCGACATCGTCAAGGAGACAGACTGGTCCAACGCCAAGGTCTCCCAGCTGCTGTCGTCGATGGAGGAGGAGGACCGGATCGACAAGCTCCGCATCGGCCGCGAGAACCTCATCTCCTTCCCCGACGAGGACCTCACTGACCTCGAGGAGTGA
- a CDS encoding electron transfer flavoprotein subunit beta/FixA family protein produces MRILVTVAEVAVVGGAFEIDGLAIPDRFLTHECNEWDEYALAEAVRIADEVGDVEVVTVTIGPERTEAAIDRALATGADRSIRIWDDDVAAKDLLDPATKADLIARVVRAEEPDLVLAGAQSADDGFGATGVTLAERLGFEWAAGVDDLELDPDAGVAHVRRELENGVRELTDVRLPAVLTVQTGITERPDGRDGRGHRDGDLTVLDLDDLGLGLAVDGNFEQRTLSVPDEERETTLFEGDPGETAGRLAAALRGEGVER; encoded by the coding sequence ATGCGAATTCTCGTCACGGTCGCGGAGGTGGCCGTCGTCGGCGGCGCGTTCGAGATCGACGGGCTGGCCATCCCCGACCGCTTTCTCACCCACGAGTGCAACGAGTGGGACGAGTACGCCCTCGCGGAGGCGGTACGGATCGCCGACGAGGTCGGAGACGTCGAGGTCGTGACGGTGACGATCGGACCGGAGCGGACCGAGGCGGCGATCGATCGGGCGCTGGCCACGGGAGCCGATCGATCGATCCGGATCTGGGACGACGACGTCGCCGCCAAGGATCTGCTCGATCCAGCCACGAAGGCCGACCTGATAGCGCGCGTCGTGCGCGCGGAGGAGCCGGATCTGGTGCTGGCCGGCGCCCAGTCGGCCGACGACGGGTTCGGGGCCACGGGCGTGACGCTGGCCGAGCGCCTCGGCTTCGAGTGGGCCGCCGGCGTCGACGACCTGGAGCTGGACCCGGACGCGGGCGTCGCCCACGTCCGCCGAGAACTGGAGAACGGCGTTCGGGAGCTGACGGACGTGCGACTCCCGGCGGTCCTGACCGTCCAGACCGGGATCACGGAACGTCCCGACGGACGCGACGGTCGAGGGCACCGAGACGGCGACCTGACAGTGCTCGACCTGGACGACCTGGGGCTGGGGCTGGCGGTCGACGGAAACTTCGAGCAGCGGACGCTGAGCGTTCCGGACGAGGAGCGCGAGACGACGCTGTTCGAGGGCGATCCCGGCGAGACGGCGGGCCGGCTCGCCGCCGCGCTCCGCGGGGAAGGGGTCGAGCGATGA
- a CDS encoding F0F1 ATP synthase subunit C: MSAITTVAGTVLQEGGAAAPAIPNAPLAFAALAVGLAAIGAGYAERGIGAAAVGAIAEDESMFGRGLILTVLPETIVILALVVVFLTLG; this comes from the coding sequence ATGAGTGCAATTACAACTGTGGCGGGCACTGTACTGCAAGAAGGAGGAGCCGCTGCGCCTGCGATCCCGAATGCGCCGCTGGCGTTCGCTGCGCTGGCCGTCGGGCTGGCAGCGATCGGCGCCGGGTACGCCGAGCGTGGCATCGGGGCAGCCGCGGTCGGAGCTATCGCCGAGGACGAATCCATGTTCGGCCGTGGGCTGATCCTCACGGTCCTGCCGGAGACCATCGTCATCCTGGCGCTGGTCGTCGTGTTCCTCACGCTCGGATAG
- a CDS encoding polyprenyl synthetase family protein, with amino-acid sequence MEYLERRRNLVEDRLEEVLDGVEPETLAEEVGHVALAGGKRVRPTVTVLICEALGGDPEDAVDFAVGIELVHNASLVIDDIIDESDVRRGTPSAWAAFGHGPAIIASDGLLGEAFALFSTDERAMQAVAESMVELGEGEATELVAEPTDEDEYMELARRKTGALFRAAAELGAIAADADPHTVETVGEYAERVGVAFQMRDDVLDATADAEKLGKPAGQDAEMDRPSFVEVTDLTPDEANDRARAESDAALEALATVDAADSQATEYLRDLAEFVVVRER; translated from the coding sequence ATGGAGTACCTGGAACGGCGTCGGAACCTCGTCGAGGACCGCCTCGAGGAGGTGCTCGACGGCGTCGAGCCCGAGACGCTGGCCGAGGAGGTGGGACACGTCGCGCTGGCGGGCGGCAAGCGTGTGCGCCCGACGGTGACGGTCCTGATCTGCGAGGCGCTCGGCGGCGACCCGGAGGACGCCGTCGACTTCGCCGTCGGGATCGAGCTGGTCCACAACGCCTCGCTGGTGATCGACGACATCATCGACGAGTCCGACGTGCGCCGCGGGACGCCCTCGGCGTGGGCGGCCTTCGGCCACGGGCCGGCGATCATCGCCTCGGACGGCCTGCTCGGGGAGGCCTTCGCCCTCTTCTCGACCGACGAGCGGGCGATGCAGGCGGTGGCCGAGTCGATGGTCGAACTGGGCGAGGGCGAGGCGACGGAGCTGGTCGCCGAGCCGACCGACGAGGACGAGTACATGGAGCTGGCTCGCCGGAAGACGGGTGCGCTCTTTCGCGCCGCGGCGGAGCTGGGCGCCATCGCCGCCGACGCCGACCCCCACACGGTCGAGACAGTCGGCGAGTACGCCGAGCGGGTCGGCGTCGCCTTCCAGATGCGCGACGACGTGCTCGACGCGACCGCCGACGCCGAGAAACTGGGCAAGCCCGCCGGCCAGGACGCCGAGATGGACCGGCCCTCGTTCGTCGAGGTGACCGACCTCACCCCGGACGAGGCCAACGACCGGGCCCGCGCCGAGTCCGACGCCGCCCTCGAAGCGCTGGCGACGGTCGACGCCGCCGACTCCCAGGCCACGGAGTACCTCCGGGACCTCGCGGAGTTCGTCGTCGTCCGCGAGCGGTAG
- the ahaH gene encoding ATP synthase archaeal subunit H, with protein sequence MPRPEVLDRIKEAEQEADEIVAEAEQEADGRIEEAREEADEIREQAREEAAQEAEQRLDQAREEIEAEREEILAEGQQAREELEAQAQESIDDVIDHVTDLFEEAVHAQT encoded by the coding sequence ATGCCACGGCCAGAAGTTCTCGACCGGATCAAGGAGGCCGAACAGGAGGCCGACGAGATCGTCGCCGAGGCCGAGCAGGAGGCCGACGGGCGCATCGAGGAGGCCCGCGAGGAGGCCGACGAGATCCGCGAGCAGGCACGCGAAGAGGCAGCGCAGGAGGCCGAACAGCGTCTCGATCAGGCACGCGAGGAGATCGAGGCCGAGCGCGAGGAGATCCTCGCCGAGGGCCAGCAGGCCCGCGAGGAGCTCGAGGCCCAGGCCCAGGAGAGCATCGACGACGTGATCGACCACGTCACGGACCTGTTCGAGGAGGCGGTACATGCTCAGACCTGA
- a CDS encoding AAA family ATPase: MRVIATVGLPGSGKGEAASVAEELDVPVVTMGDVIRAECRDRGLDPSTHHGQVAQALREENGPGAVAERSLPMIEEALDGAGDAVLVDGVRSDVEVDRFEAAFDDEFSLVSIEAPFEVRRERLKERGRDALDGDGESLEERDERELGFGMGEAMERADVTIDNTDSLDAFRAKVRTLLTEGIEAFGEQHR, translated from the coding sequence ATGAGAGTCATCGCGACGGTCGGCCTGCCGGGCAGCGGCAAGGGCGAGGCGGCCAGCGTCGCCGAGGAGCTCGACGTCCCCGTCGTGACGATGGGCGACGTGATCCGCGCGGAGTGTCGCGACCGGGGGCTGGACCCGTCGACCCACCACGGCCAGGTGGCCCAGGCCCTCCGCGAGGAGAACGGTCCCGGGGCCGTCGCCGAGCGCTCGCTGCCGATGATCGAGGAGGCGCTCGACGGAGCGGGCGACGCCGTCCTCGTCGACGGCGTCCGCTCCGACGTCGAGGTCGATCGGTTCGAGGCGGCCTTCGACGACGAGTTCTCGCTGGTGAGCATCGAGGCCCCCTTCGAGGTCCGCCGGGAGCGCCTGAAAGAACGGGGCCGCGACGCCCTCGACGGCGACGGCGAGAGCCTGGAAGAGCGCGACGAGCGGGAACTCGGCTTCGGCATGGGCGAGGCCATGGAGCGGGCGGACGTGACCATCGACAACACCGACTCCCTCGACGCGTTCCGGGCGAAGGTCCGGACGCTGCTGACCGAGGGGATCGAGGCCTTCGGGGAGCAACACCGATGA
- a CDS encoding electron transfer flavoprotein subunit alpha/FixB family protein gives MTVLAVAEHRRGELRDVSFELIAAGRELAIETGGKLHVAVINGPVQNYARTLSREGVDVVHTVDHGAEFNHDVYVQAVAGLTEAVDPTVLLLPHTANGMDYAPAVASRLERPLMTDVVGLAFDDLLTVTRELYGAKAEATVRIHAARAAVTLRPTEWPPAEYRGDARIEPFDIDVDETDVRSNVNGYEEIGGDAGLDDADVVVGVGRGVGAEENLDEIFELADAMDAAVGASRPVIDAGWLGPEHLIGTAGETISPEVYLAVGVSGAPRHVAGVKGAETIAAVNEDPAAPIFDVADYGVVDDLFEVVPALLAQFR, from the coding sequence ATGACAGTGCTGGCGGTGGCGGAGCACCGCCGCGGTGAGCTGCGCGACGTGAGCTTCGAGCTGATCGCGGCCGGGCGAGAACTCGCGATTGAGACCGGGGGCAAGCTTCACGTCGCCGTGATCAACGGGCCGGTCCAGAACTACGCCCGGACGCTGAGCCGCGAGGGCGTCGACGTCGTCCACACCGTCGACCACGGCGCGGAGTTCAACCACGACGTGTACGTCCAGGCGGTCGCCGGGCTGACCGAGGCCGTGGATCCGACCGTGCTCCTGCTGCCGCACACGGCCAACGGCATGGACTACGCGCCGGCCGTCGCCAGCCGTCTGGAGCGGCCGCTGATGACCGACGTCGTCGGCCTCGCCTTCGACGACCTCCTCACGGTCACGCGGGAACTGTACGGCGCCAAAGCGGAGGCGACGGTCCGGATACACGCAGCACGGGCGGCCGTCACGCTCCGCCCAACCGAGTGGCCCCCCGCCGAGTACCGCGGCGACGCGCGGATCGAGCCCTTCGATATCGACGTCGACGAGACCGACGTCCGGTCGAACGTCAACGGCTACGAGGAGATCGGGGGCGACGCGGGCCTCGACGACGCCGACGTCGTCGTCGGGGTCGGTCGCGGCGTCGGGGCCGAGGAGAACCTGGACGAGATCTTCGAGCTGGCCGACGCGATGGACGCCGCGGTCGGCGCCTCCCGCCCCGTGATCGACGCGGGGTGGCTCGGACCGGAGCACCTGATCGGCACCGCCGGCGAGACCATCAGCCCGGAGGTGTACCTGGCCGTCGGCGTCTCCGGGGCCCCGCGGCACGTCGCCGGCGTAAAGGGGGCGGAGACGATCGCCGCCGTCAACGAGGACCCCGCCGCGCCCATCTTCGACGTCGCGGACTACGGCGTCGTCGACGACCTGTTCGAGGTCGTTCCCGCGCTGCTCGCGCAGTTCCGGTAG
- a CDS encoding V-type ATPase 116kDa subunit family protein gives MLRPEQMSRVSVTGSKRVIDEVIEAVHDLRLLHVTEYDGSWEGFEPGDPIEGAESASEKLVTVRSLQSILDVDEEDAGPTQLVTEEALDEELDQIRREVNDLDDRREELRDELREVEDEIDTLDPYVRLGIDLDLLKGYDTLSVAVGEGDADGVREQLAASDVDDYEVFAEDGVLAAFARADEDDLQDALVGTTFTELEVPEGDVDPEEYREELEHRRQQLQSDLDDVEGELEDLRTDVSGFLLAAEETLTIEVQKREAPLTFATTDNAFVAEGWIPTERYDRFQSELAAAAGDSVEVEELERADYDEGHHEETEPIPEAGSEVTTDYGEPEAAEAAGPTADEDEEAEPREAAPDGGRVTSAGGLITMGDDEPPTVQDNPGGVRPFEALVEVINRPQYTEIDPTFLVFLTFPLFFGFMIGDLGYGLLYMGIGYWLMKSFDSDVVKSLGGVGLWAGGFTALFGVLYGELFGLHQLGYVVWGTEESAGVVGQLFGMHGPPIHKGLQPHYIYYAKAWLLLSVFAGVAHLVIGRVIDFVNNLEHGAGEAFLESGSWIILTLGIWWWVLTTTAMSAKPPFLFSSFAREGMTNPATNEAIEHVAIPLGFNGFDPIAVGPISLQLLVTLVGLALVVYAEGGIGLIESITQGFGHVVSYTRIAAVTLAKAGMALAVNLLVFGAYSEGGEFHLIFFNGMPHTEEAAVIFSGLLNADGAVGLVLGGLVGLLVLVIGHLLVLVLGITSAGLQAVRLEYVEFFGKFYEGGGERYEPFGHERTHTAEE, from the coding sequence ATGCTCAGACCTGAGCAGATGAGCCGGGTCTCGGTGACGGGATCCAAGCGGGTCATAGACGAGGTCATCGAGGCCGTCCACGACCTCCGACTGTTGCACGTCACCGAGTACGACGGCTCCTGGGAGGGGTTCGAGCCCGGCGACCCGATAGAGGGCGCCGAGTCCGCTTCCGAGAAACTGGTGACCGTCCGGTCGCTCCAGTCGATCCTCGACGTCGACGAGGAGGACGCCGGCCCGACGCAGCTGGTCACCGAGGAGGCCCTCGACGAGGAACTCGACCAGATCCGCCGTGAAGTGAACGACCTCGACGACCGCCGCGAGGAGCTGCGAGACGAACTGCGCGAGGTCGAGGACGAGATCGACACGCTCGACCCGTACGTCCGGCTGGGCATCGATCTGGACCTCCTGAAGGGCTACGACACCCTGTCCGTGGCCGTCGGCGAGGGCGACGCCGACGGGGTCCGCGAGCAACTCGCCGCCAGCGACGTCGACGACTACGAGGTCTTCGCCGAGGACGGCGTCCTCGCCGCCTTCGCGCGGGCCGACGAGGACGACCTCCAGGACGCGCTCGTCGGCACGACCTTCACCGAACTCGAGGTCCCCGAGGGCGACGTCGATCCCGAGGAGTACCGCGAGGAGCTCGAACACCGGCGTCAACAGCTCCAGTCCGACCTCGACGACGTCGAGGGCGAACTGGAGGACCTCCGGACGGACGTGTCCGGGTTCCTGCTGGCCGCCGAGGAGACGCTGACCATCGAGGTCCAGAAGCGCGAGGCGCCGCTGACCTTCGCGACCACCGACAACGCCTTCGTCGCCGAGGGATGGATCCCCACTGAGCGCTACGACCGGTTCCAGTCCGAACTGGCCGCAGCGGCCGGCGACAGCGTCGAGGTCGAGGAGCTCGAGCGGGCCGACTACGACGAGGGCCACCACGAGGAGACCGAGCCGATCCCCGAGGCCGGTTCCGAGGTCACGACCGACTACGGCGAGCCCGAGGCGGCCGAGGCGGCCGGCCCGACCGCCGACGAGGACGAGGAGGCCGAGCCCCGCGAGGCGGCCCCCGACGGCGGCCGGGTCACCAGCGCCGGCGGCCTGATCACGATGGGCGACGACGAGCCGCCCACGGTTCAGGACAACCCCGGCGGCGTCAGGCCCTTCGAGGCGCTGGTCGAGGTCATCAACCGCCCGCAGTACACCGAGATCGATCCGACGTTCCTGGTCTTCCTGACCTTCCCGCTGTTCTTCGGGTTCATGATCGGCGATCTCGGTTACGGGCTGCTGTACATGGGGATCGGCTACTGGCTGATGAAGTCCTTCGACAGCGACGTCGTCAAGAGCCTCGGCGGCGTCGGCCTGTGGGCCGGCGGCTTCACGGCGCTGTTCGGCGTCCTCTACGGCGAGCTCTTCGGTCTCCACCAGCTCGGATACGTCGTCTGGGGCACCGAGGAGAGCGCCGGCGTCGTCGGCCAGCTGTTCGGCATGCACGGGCCGCCGATCCACAAGGGCCTGCAGCCGCACTACATCTACTACGCGAAGGCGTGGCTGCTGCTGAGCGTCTTCGCCGGCGTCGCGCACCTCGTGATCGGTCGGGTCATCGACTTCGTGAACAACCTCGAACACGGGGCTGGCGAGGCGTTCCTCGAGAGCGGCTCGTGGATCATCCTGACGCTCGGCATCTGGTGGTGGGTCCTGACGACCACCGCCATGTCGGCGAAGCCGCCGTTCCTGTTCTCGAGCTTCGCTCGCGAGGGGATGACCAATCCCGCGACCAACGAGGCCATCGAGCACGTCGCAATCCCGCTGGGCTTCAACGGCTTCGACCCCATCGCGGTCGGGCCGATCTCGCTCCAGCTGCTGGTGACGCTGGTCGGTCTCGCGCTCGTCGTCTACGCCGAGGGCGGGATCGGGCTCATCGAGTCGATCACCCAGGGCTTCGGCCACGTCGTCTCCTACACCCGGATCGCGGCCGTCACGCTGGCGAAGGCCGGGATGGCGCTGGCGGTGAACCTGCTGGTGTTCGGCGCGTACTCGGAGGGTGGTGAGTTCCACCTCATCTTCTTCAACGGAATGCCCCACACCGAAGAGGCCGCTGTCATCTTCAGCGGCCTCCTGAACGCCGACGGTGCGGTCGGGCTCGTGCTCGGCGGCCTGGTCGGGCTCCTGGTGCTGGTGATCGGGCACCTGCTGGTGCTCGTCCTCGGCATCACTTCGGCCGGCCTGCAGGCCGTCCGCCTGGAGTACGTCGAGTTCTTCGGCAAGTTCTACGAGGGCGGCGGCGAACGCTACGAGCCGTTCGGCCACGAGCGGACTCACACCGCCGAGGAGTAG
- a CDS encoding methyltransferase domain-containing protein, whose product MGVLEDKDRARTFYKYLSKVYDRINPFIWNEEMRDEAIGMLDLGPDDHVLDVGCGTGFATEGLLEETEHVHGLDQSAHQLDRAVRKFGRRGPVRFYRGDAERLPFQDDSFDVVWSSGSIEYWPNPVDALEECRRVVRPGGQVLIVGPDYPKQTIFQKLADAIMLFYDEEEADRMFREAGFREFEHRILQRRPGSPRAITTVARVPEE is encoded by the coding sequence ATGGGAGTCCTCGAGGACAAGGACCGCGCGCGGACGTTCTACAAGTACCTCTCGAAGGTGTACGACAGGATCAACCCGTTCATCTGGAACGAGGAGATGCGCGACGAGGCGATCGGCATGCTGGACCTCGGGCCCGACGACCACGTGCTGGACGTGGGCTGTGGCACCGGGTTCGCCACGGAGGGACTCCTCGAGGAGACGGAACACGTCCACGGGCTCGACCAGAGCGCCCACCAGCTGGACCGGGCGGTCCGGAAGTTCGGTCGGCGCGGGCCGGTCCGGTTCTACCGGGGCGACGCCGAGCGGCTCCCGTTCCAGGACGATTCCTTCGACGTGGTGTGGTCGTCGGGCTCGATCGAGTACTGGCCGAACCCGGTCGACGCCCTCGAGGAGTGTCGCCGGGTCGTGCGCCCGGGCGGGCAGGTGCTGATCGTCGGCCCGGACTACCCCAAGCAGACGATCTTCCAGAAGCTCGCGGACGCGATCATGCTCTTTTACGACGAGGAGGAGGCCGACCGGATGTTTCGCGAGGCCGGCTTCCGGGAGTTCGAACACAGGATCCTCCAGCGACGCCCGGGCAGTCCGCGCGCCATCACCACCGTCGCTCGCGTGCCCGAGGAGTAG